In Haliaeetus albicilla chromosome 30, bHalAlb1.1, whole genome shotgun sequence, a single genomic region encodes these proteins:
- the BCKDK gene encoding branched-chain alpha-ketoacid dehydrogenase kinase isoform X1, protein MLRRVLGGRRGGALPPRPPARAAADQTPPDLARERSKAVTSFYHQPAIDVAAEKPSVRLTPTTMLYSGRSQDGSHILKSARYLQQELPVRIAHRIKGFRSLPFIIGCNPTILHVHELYIRAFQKLSEFPPIQAQGDEARYCALLRQLLEDHKDVVTLLAEGLRECRRHIQDERLLRPFLDKTLTSRLGMRMLAAHHLALHEDKPDFVGIICTRLSPKKLIEKWVDFARRLCEHQYGNAPRVRINGHVAARFPFIPLPLDYVLPELLKNAMRATMESHLDTPYNVPDIVVTIANNDIDLVIRISDRGGGIPHDLLDKVTEYHFSTAEASAQDPRLGGPFRNLLDLSNSGQAGPMHGFGFGLPTSRAYAEYLGGSLCLQSLQGVGTDVYLRLRHIDGKGESFRI, encoded by the exons ATGCTGCGGCGGGTTTTGGGGGGCCGGCGAgggggggctctgccccccCGTCCCCCTGCCCGGGCCGCCGCCGACCAGACCCCGCCTGACCTGGCCCGGGAGCGCTCCAAAGCCGTCACCTCCTTCTACCACCAGCCTGCCATCGATGTCGCCGCCGAGAAG CCTTCGGTGCGTTTGACCCCCACCACCATGTTGTACTCGGGGCGCTCGCAGGACGGCAGCCACATACTG aAGAGTGCCCGCTACCTCCAGCAAGAGCTGCCGGTGCGCATCGCCCACCGCATCAAGGGCTTCCGCAGCCTCCCCTTCATCATCGGCTGCAACCCCACCATCCTCCACGTG cacgaGCTGTACATCCGTGCCTTCCAGAAGCTCAGCGAGTTCCCGCCT atCCAGGCGCAGGGTGACGAGGCGCGCTACTGCGCGCTGTTGCGGCAGCTGCTGGAGGACCACAAGGACGTGGTGACGCTCTTGGCCGAGGGGTTGCGCGAATGTCGACGACACATCCAG GACGAGCGGCTGCTGCGACCCTTCCTGGACAAGACGCTGACGTCGCGGCTGGGGATGCGGATGTTGGCTGCCCACCACCTGGCCCTGCACGAGGACAAG CCCGACTTCGTGGGCATCATCTGCACCCGCCTCTCCCCCAAAAAGCTCATCGAGAAGTGGGTCGACTTCGCCCG GCGGCTGTGCGAGCACCAGTACGGGAACGCGCCGCGGGTGCGCATCAACGGGCACGTGGCGGCGCGGTTCCCCTTTATCCCCCTGCCCCTCGACTACGTCCTGCCTGAGCTGCTCAAGAACGCCATGAG GGCGACGATGGAGTCCCACCTCGACACCCCCTACAACGTCCCCGACATCGTGGTGACCATCGCCAACAACGACATTGACCTCGTCATCCG CATCTCTGACCGAGGCGGTGGCATCCCCCACGATCTCCTGGACAAGGTGACCGAGTATCACTTCAGCACGGCCGAGGCCAGCGCCCAGGACCCTCGTTTGGGTGGTCCCTTCCGCAACCTCCTGGACCTCAGCAACAGCGGCCAAGCCGGCCCCATGCACGG gttTGGATTCGGATTGCCCACCTCGCGGGCCTACGCCGAGTATTTGGGGGGCTCGCTCTGCCTGCAGTCGCTGCAGGGGGTGGGCACCGACGTCTACCTGCGCCTCCGCCACATCGACGGCAAGGGGGAGAGCTTCCGAATCTAG
- the VKORC1 gene encoding vitamin K epoxide reductase complex subunit 1, with translation MAARAALCLAGAALSLYALHVERARARDPSYRAACDLGPAVSCTRVFASRWGRGLGLVEVVAGRDSVANVPNGAIGVVFYLLQGLLGAVPGRAAAATLLGTSVASAMASLWLAGVLAFGLWDFCLVCITTYVLNAFLLALNWRRWRRLPRLKTA, from the exons aTGGCGGCGCGAGCCGCGCTGTGCCTGGCGGGCGCGGCGCTCTCGCTCTACGCCCTGCACGTGGAGCGGGCGCGCGCCCGCGACCCTTCCTACCGAGCCGCTTGTGACCTGGGACCCGCCGTTTCTTGTACCCGAGTATTCGCTTCCCG GTGGGggcggggcctggggctggtggaggTGGTGGCGGGCCGGGACAGCGTGGCCAACGTCCCCAACGGGGCCATCGGGGTGGTCTTCTACCTGCTGCAAGGGCTGCTGG GCGCAGtcccgggccgggcggcggcagcGACGCTGCTGGGGACGTCGGTGGCGTCGGCGATGGCGTCGCTGTGGCTGGCGGGGGTGCTGGCCTTCGGCCTGTGGGATTTCTGCCTCGTCTGCATCACCACCTACGTCCTCAACGCCTTCCTCCTCGCCCTCAACTGGCGCCGCTGGCGACGGCTCCCCCGCCTCAAAACCGCCTGA
- the BCKDK gene encoding branched-chain alpha-ketoacid dehydrogenase kinase isoform X3: MLIITEVKVDLEKPPMLDVDHHGGQSGPGDHPLTHWTFIVTESGCSGRTSATLDVHRHGVRVLQENLITSDVHRHGVRMLRENLRHVGCSLSWSQGAPGEPRHVGRSSSWSQGAPGEPRHVGRSSSRSTRCSGRTSPRRTFIVMESGCSRRTSATLDVHCHGVGMLRENLRHVGCSSSWSQGAPGEPHHVGRSSSWSRDAPGEPPPRWMFIVMESGCSGRTSATLDVHRHGVRVLQENLATPDVHCHGLQGAPGEPRHVGHSSSWSQGAPGEPHHVGRSSSRTSRCSGRTSATLDVHRHGGQGAPGHWGPLLGHWGAHPTHWGHWGS, encoded by the exons ATGTTGATCATCACGGAGGTCAAGGTGGACCTGGAGAAACCCCCCATGTTGGATGTTGATCATCATGGAGGTCAAAGTGGACCTGGAGACCACCCCCTGACACATTGGACGTTCATCGTCACGGAGTCAGGATGCTCTGGGAGAACCTCCGCCACGTTGGATGTTCATCGTCACGGAGTCAGGGTGCTCCAGGAGAACCTCATCACGTCGGACGTTCATCGTCATGGAGTCAGGATGCTCCGGGAGAACCTCCGCCACGTTGGATGTTCATTGTCATGGAGTCAGGGTGCTCCAGGAGAACCTCGCCACGTCGGACGTTCATCGTCATGGAGTCAGGGTGCTCCAGGAGAACCTCGCCACGTCGGACGTTCATCGTCACGGTCTACAAGGTGCTCCGGGAGAACCTCGCCACGTCGGACGTTCATTGTCATGGAG TCAGGGTGCTCCAGGAGAACCTCCGCCACGTTGGACGTTCATTGTCATGGAGTCGGGATGCTCCGGGAGAACCTCCGCCACGTTGGATGTTCATCGTCATGGAGTCAGGGTGCTCCAGGAGAACCTCACCACGTTGGACGTTCATCGTCATGGAGTCGGGATGCTCCGGGAGAACCTCCGCCACGTTGGATGTTCATCGTCATGGAGTCAGGGTGCTCCGGGAGAACCTCCGCCACGTTGGATGTTCATCGTCATGGAGTCAGGGTGCTCCAGGAGAACCTCGCCACGCCGGACGTTCATTGTCACGGACTTCAAGGTGCTCCAGGAGAACCTCGCCACGTCGGACATTCATCGTCATGGAGTCAGGGTGCTCCAGGAGAACCTCACCACGTCGGACGTTCGTCGTCACGGACTTCAAG GTGCTCTGGGAGAACCTCCGCCACGTTGGACGTTCA